One Fusobacterium ulcerans DNA segment encodes these proteins:
- a CDS encoding hydroxymethylglutaryl-CoA lyase produces MKIELPKKINIIDITMRDGLQNEEKFLPLEGKLHIAEKLIDAGVKKIEVGSMSHVKYVPQFRDIDDLMRALPKRDDVEYTVLALNKKAVERVVKLLEEGIKIDRVLTGQLATSEAYAKKNMNRTHEELFLEAEKNVKLLHDAGIKKVVGNIGTIFGCPIQGEVPIEKAYEFADRMFQIGFDEIEHSDPDGKATPKDILEYFSVVLEKYPDPSKHSFHIHDIRGTGIAGYYAAMMAGIINFDCTIGGIGGQVANFMDGLPIKGTGEYYFESRRTGLVSTEDFTTMVNEMGIETGIDHKKLYKLGLELEKMLGRELHSFTSSVKNNSAL; encoded by the coding sequence ATGAAAATTGAATTACCAAAAAAAATAAATATAATAGATATTACCATGCGTGATGGACTGCAAAATGAAGAAAAGTTTTTACCATTAGAAGGAAAACTTCATATAGCAGAAAAATTAATAGATGCTGGAGTGAAAAAAATAGAAGTAGGTTCAATGAGTCATGTAAAGTATGTACCTCAATTTAGAGATATAGATGATTTAATGAGAGCACTTCCTAAAAGAGATGATGTGGAATATACTGTTTTGGCTTTAAATAAAAAAGCTGTGGAAAGAGTGGTTAAACTTTTAGAAGAGGGAATAAAAATAGATAGAGTATTAACTGGGCAGCTAGCTACGAGCGAAGCTTATGCTAAAAAAAATATGAATAGGACACATGAAGAACTTTTTTTAGAAGCAGAAAAAAATGTAAAACTTTTACATGATGCTGGGATAAAAAAAGTAGTTGGAAATATAGGAACAATATTTGGATGCCCTATTCAAGGAGAAGTACCAATAGAAAAAGCTTATGAATTTGCAGATAGGATGTTCCAAATAGGATTTGATGAAATAGAGCATTCAGATCCTGATGGAAAAGCTACTCCAAAAGATATTCTTGAATATTTTAGTGTAGTTCTTGAAAAATATCCAGATCCTTCAAAACATTCTTTTCATATACATGATATAAGAGGAACAGGAATAGCAGGATATTATGCAGCAATGATGGCTGGAATAATAAATTTTGACTGTACAATAGGTGGAATAGGAGGACAGGTAGCTAATTTCATGGATGGATTACCTATCAAAGGAACAGGGGAATACTATTTTGAATCTAGAAGAACAGGATTAGTGAGCACAGAAGATTTTACAACAATGGTGAATGAGATGGGAATAGAAACAGGGATAGATCATAAAAAATTATACAAACTAGGATTAGAACTTGAAAAAATGTTAGGGAGAGAGCTACATTCCTTTACAAGTTCAGTAAAAAATAATTCTGCATTATAA
- a CDS encoding DUF1847 domain-containing protein codes for MYTCDACTKYVCRTGNLEEAPLNCPCRELDNIEEVKKFYLEKENMNLAHNSALVESEGYCKQTRVEEIINFANKCGYKKLGLAFCVGLSKEAKIFASILRNHGFEVESLACKNGSVLKEFIGISNEEQVRPCTYEPMCNPIGQAKLLNQSGTQLNILLGLCVGHDSLFLKYSEAPVTVFAVKDRVLGHNPLAAIYMAEGYYKKKLFK; via the coding sequence ATGTACACTTGTGACGCTTGTACAAAATATGTTTGCAGAACTGGAAATCTTGAAGAAGCTCCTCTTAACTGTCCATGCAGAGAATTGGATAATATAGAGGAAGTCAAAAAATTTTATCTTGAAAAAGAAAATATGAATCTTGCTCATAATTCAGCCCTTGTTGAGAGTGAAGGGTATTGTAAACAGACTAGAGTAGAAGAAATAATAAATTTTGCTAATAAATGCGGATACAAAAAACTGGGACTTGCATTTTGTGTAGGACTTTCAAAAGAAGCTAAAATTTTTGCTTCTATACTTAGAAATCATGGATTCGAAGTAGAGTCTTTAGCGTGTAAAAACGGTTCTGTTCTTAAAGAATTTATTGGGATTTCTAATGAAGAGCAAGTTAGACCTTGTACTTATGAACCTATGTGCAACCCTATTGGTCAGGCAAAACTTTTAAATCAATCTGGAACTCAGTTAAATATACTTTTAGGACTTTGTGTAGGACATGACTCTTTATTCCTAAAATATTCAGAAGCTCCTGTTACAGTATTTGCAGTAAAAGACAGAGTACTAGGACATAATCCTCTCGCTGCTATATACATGGCTGAAGGATATTACAAGAAAAAACTTTTTAAATAA
- a CDS encoding alpha/beta fold hydrolase, with protein MTKSIKGIIQVIHGMSEHEGRYTHFFKYFTERGYLVFLHEHLHHGSNITAKDELGIFQSDFPTLIKEQAAYTEKLKKDYPDTPFFVFGHSMGSFIAQEHMKSCWSKIDGYILCGSCYKQPFLWKAGEIASYLLDKLYRNRRAYIIKKLVFLNSNSKTRSEYYYNENSWLSRDIEEVKKYCNDKLCDFTYSSTFYTTFFNFLNSLYSEESFKNISRKLPIMIVAGDMDPVGKFGKGVIELEKFYNNIGFDDVTCHLYKNARHELHNEINRDEVFADIEKWLEIRI; from the coding sequence ATGACAAAAAGTATAAAAGGAATCATACAAGTCATTCATGGAATGAGTGAACATGAAGGAAGATACACCCATTTCTTTAAATATTTTACTGAAAGAGGCTATCTTGTCTTTCTCCATGAACATCTGCATCACGGAAGTAATATTACAGCAAAAGATGAACTTGGAATATTTCAAAGTGATTTTCCTACATTAATAAAAGAGCAGGCAGCATATACTGAAAAATTAAAAAAAGATTATCCTGATACTCCTTTCTTTGTATTCGGACACAGTATGGGATCTTTTATTGCACAGGAACATATGAAAAGCTGTTGGTCTAAAATAGATGGATATATACTCTGTGGTTCATGCTACAAGCAGCCTTTTTTATGGAAAGCTGGAGAAATTGCAAGTTATCTTTTAGATAAACTCTATCGAAACAGAAGAGCCTATATAATTAAAAAACTTGTTTTCTTAAATTCCAACAGTAAAACAAGATCTGAATATTATTATAATGAAAATTCATGGCTTTCTAGAGATATTGAAGAAGTAAAAAAATACTGTAATGATAAACTATGTGATTTCACTTACAGTAGTACTTTTTATACAACTTTCTTTAATTTTTTAAATTCTCTCTATTCAGAAGAGTCTTTTAAAAATATATCAAGAAAGCTTCCCATAATGATAGTGGCAGGAGATATGGATCCTGTAGGAAAATTTGGAAAAGGAGTTATAGAACTTGAGAAATTCTATAACAATATTGGATTTGATGATGTTACATGTCATTTATATAAAAATGCAAGGCATGAACTTCATAATGAAATAAACAGAGATGAAGTTTTTGCTGATATTGAAAAATGGTTGGAAATTAGAATTTAA
- a CDS encoding mechanosensitive ion channel family protein, giving the protein MHALLESFLTDIFAALPGLVIRGLILIILFIIWPKFLGMLLTTYKKTLEKKNVDPLLESFTVSLLKTIGYIALFFVVVSVIGIKATSLVTVLGTAGIAVGLALQGSLSNLAGGVLILFFKQFSKGDYISNNGGIEGTVDQIHILYTTLITTDNKVIVVPNGQLANNAIINYSRKPERRLDMVFTVSYDTPIDKTKELLRQIAENHPAVLKDKAITIRMAKQSASSLDYNFRVWVKSSDYWETLYDFNEEVKRVFDENGVEIPYQKIDIYNRTEK; this is encoded by the coding sequence ATGCATGCATTATTAGAAAGTTTTCTAACGGATATTTTTGCAGCCCTTCCAGGACTGGTAATCAGAGGATTGATTCTGATAATTTTATTTATAATTTGGCCTAAGTTTTTGGGAATGCTTTTGACAACTTATAAGAAAACACTTGAAAAGAAAAATGTTGATCCATTACTTGAAAGTTTTACAGTTTCATTATTAAAAACTATTGGATATATTGCTTTATTTTTTGTAGTAGTTAGTGTTATAGGAATAAAAGCTACATCTTTAGTAACTGTTTTAGGTACCGCAGGTATCGCAGTTGGTTTGGCTTTACAAGGAAGTTTATCTAACCTTGCAGGAGGAGTGCTTATTCTTTTCTTCAAGCAGTTTTCAAAGGGAGACTACATTTCTAATAACGGTGGAATAGAAGGTACAGTAGATCAGATACATATTCTTTATACTACTCTTATTACTACAGATAATAAAGTAATTGTAGTTCCAAATGGACAGCTTGCAAACAATGCAATAATAAATTATTCTAGAAAGCCTGAAAGAAGACTGGATATGGTATTTACAGTTTCATATGATACCCCAATAGATAAAACTAAAGAACTGTTAAGACAAATAGCTGAAAATCATCCAGCAGTATTAAAAGATAAGGCAATAACAATAAGAATGGCTAAGCAAAGTGCTAGCTCTTTAGACTATAATTTCAGAGTCTGGGTAAAAAGTTCAGACTACTGGGAAACATTATATGACTTTAACGAAGAGGTAAAAAGAGTATTTGATGAAAATGGTGTTGAAATCCCATATCAGAAAATTGATATATACAATAGAACTGAAAAGTAA
- the guaB gene encoding IMP dehydrogenase — protein sequence MNGKIVKEAITFDDVLLVPAKSDVLPHEVSLKTNLTKDIVLNVPVLSAAMDTVTESDLAIALARQGGIGFIHKNMSIADQAAEVDRVKRIESGMIRNPVTLKEDCTVGFAEDLMRRYKISGLPVIEDDGRLIGIVTNRDIKYHKDMEQLVGEIMTKENLITASVGTTLEQAKEVLLSNRIEKLPITDEAGYLKGLITIKDIDNLVEYPNACKDAHGTLRVGAAVGIGADTLERVEALVRAGVDIITVDSAHGHSAGVIKKIREIREAFPELNLIGGNIVTAEAALDLIAAGVNAVKVGIGPGSICTTRVVAGVGVPQLTAVNDVYQVCKDRGIGVIADGGIKLSGDIVKALAAGADCVMLGGLLAGTKEAPGEEIILEGRRYKIYVGMGSIAAMKRGSKDRYFQNDAQKLVPEGIEGRIAYKGNLKDVIFQLCGGIRAGMGYCGTPTIEDLKINGRFIKITGAGLKESHPHDITITKEAPNYSK from the coding sequence ATGAACGGAAAAATAGTAAAAGAAGCTATTACATTTGATGACGTGCTATTAGTACCAGCAAAATCAGACGTTTTACCACATGAGGTAAGTCTAAAAACTAATCTAACAAAGGATATAGTACTTAATGTACCAGTTCTTAGTGCTGCGATGGATACTGTAACTGAATCAGATTTAGCTATTGCTTTAGCAAGACAAGGAGGGATTGGATTTATTCATAAAAATATGAGTATAGCTGATCAGGCTGCTGAAGTAGACAGAGTAAAGAGAATCGAAAGCGGAATGATAAGAAATCCTGTTACTTTAAAAGAAGATTGTACAGTAGGTTTTGCTGAAGATTTAATGAGAAGATATAAAATATCTGGGCTTCCAGTTATTGAAGATGATGGAAGACTTATAGGGATAGTTACAAATAGAGACATAAAATATCATAAAGATATGGAGCAGCTTGTTGGTGAGATAATGACTAAAGAAAATCTTATCACAGCTTCAGTAGGAACTACTTTAGAACAGGCAAAAGAGGTTCTTCTTTCTAACAGAATAGAAAAACTTCCAATAACAGATGAGGCTGGATACTTAAAAGGACTTATCACAATAAAAGATATAGATAATTTAGTAGAATATCCAAATGCTTGTAAGGATGCTCATGGAACTCTTAGAGTAGGAGCAGCAGTAGGAATTGGAGCAGATACTTTAGAAAGAGTAGAAGCTTTAGTAAGAGCAGGGGTAGATATTATCACTGTTGACTCTGCACATGGACATTCAGCAGGAGTTATTAAAAAAATAAGAGAAATAAGAGAAGCTTTCCCTGAGTTAAACTTAATTGGGGGAAATATAGTAACTGCTGAGGCTGCTTTAGACCTTATAGCTGCTGGAGTAAATGCAGTAAAAGTAGGAATTGGACCAGGATCAATTTGTACAACAAGAGTAGTAGCAGGAGTAGGAGTTCCTCAGCTTACAGCTGTAAATGACGTATACCAAGTATGTAAAGACAGAGGTATAGGAGTAATAGCTGATGGAGGAATAAAACTTTCTGGAGATATTGTAAAAGCATTAGCTGCTGGAGCAGACTGTGTAATGCTTGGAGGACTTCTAGCTGGAACTAAAGAAGCACCAGGAGAAGAGATAATTCTTGAAGGAAGAAGATATAAAATATATGTAGGAATGGGTTCTATCGCAGCAATGAAAAGAGGATCAAAAGACAGATATTTCCAAAATGATGCTCAAAAACTAGTTCCAGAAGGAATTGAAGGACGTATTGCATACAAAGGAAATCTTAAAGATGTTATATTCCAACTTTGCGGAGGAATCAGAGCTGGTATGGGATACTGTGGAACACCTACTATAGAAGATCTTAAAATAAATGGAAGATTTATAAAAATAACAGGAGCAGGTCTAAAAGAAAGCCACCCACATGATATTACTATAACAAAAGAGGCTCCAAACTATTCTAAATAA
- a CDS encoding toxin-antitoxin system YwqK family antitoxin — protein MKKGKRIIIFLSAVLLFSSQAFAEGLREIKTLDEINSGTSSLTKTEVPRPVSNIDNELKPLEKLNTSEKKEGITSETITTEDTVKSEIKLTDAQKALQKSNGKMLDISQKVHGSDKLVYAQGEDKPFTGEFGLFIGDIIEYSEAYVNGKLNGDKIWYSDEGNIVMTERYVDEKLNGEQRSYYSDGSVKAITKYRNNRVTGIEFYAQNGKLLHKSDMSAGTGEWKFFWDNGKILEEGKYKNWVKDGTWKRYQEDGTVDSIAIYENGRLKSQTWN, from the coding sequence GTGAAAAAAGGAAAAAGAATAATTATTTTCTTATCAGCTGTATTGTTATTTAGTTCGCAGGCTTTTGCTGAAGGACTTAGAGAGATAAAAACTCTGGATGAAATCAATAGTGGAACATCATCACTAACAAAAACAGAAGTACCAAGACCTGTATCAAATATAGATAATGAGCTGAAGCCTTTAGAAAAACTAAACACATCTGAAAAAAAAGAAGGAATAACTTCTGAAACAATAACAACAGAGGATACAGTTAAAAGTGAGATAAAATTAACTGATGCACAAAAAGCATTGCAGAAAAGCAATGGAAAAATGCTTGATATTAGTCAAAAAGTCCATGGAAGTGATAAACTTGTATACGCTCAAGGAGAAGATAAACCTTTCACTGGTGAATTTGGACTGTTTATTGGAGATATTATTGAATATAGTGAAGCTTATGTAAATGGAAAATTGAATGGAGATAAGATATGGTATTCTGATGAAGGAAATATCGTTATGACTGAAAGATATGTAGATGAAAAACTTAATGGTGAGCAGAGGTCATACTATTCAGATGGAAGTGTAAAAGCTATTACAAAATATAGAAATAATAGAGTAACTGGAATTGAATTTTATGCTCAAAATGGTAAGCTTCTTCATAAAAGTGATATGAGTGCTGGAACTGGAGAATGGAAATTTTTCTGGGATAATGGAAAAATATTAGAAGAAGGAAAATACAAGAACTGGGTCAAAGATGGTACTTGGAAAAGATATCAAGAAGATGGGACAGTTGATAGTATAGCTATTTATGAAAATGGAAGATTAAAAAGCCAGACTTGGAATTAA
- a CDS encoding pseudouridylate synthase, producing MDIRAVEKSKKWGYMFYISYNGAKFQSFDEMNEKKSIKGKFREVMEKIGFTWAKGVQQAGRTDAKVSANENILYVSSNFNGNIKKIQEDFNKNSDTDLKVTMIKKTFPNIVFPDMIEKREYIYSYPEKLIKNTEEEIEKLCKELSGTYDVSEFTDKKGLELKEHIREVKITYENGKLRFLGNSFMPKQVRIMSGYILTGKKEPLMGKYLTLEKVYLKNEMKNIVLQEIPDIEEENVIKIEKTADGSLYIFYVPQGKRGEFIGKNGKNIKEMKKKYGDIVVREI from the coding sequence ATGGATATAAGAGCAGTAGAAAAAAGTAAGAAGTGGGGATATATGTTCTATATCTCATATAATGGAGCAAAATTTCAATCTTTTGACGAGATGAATGAAAAAAAGAGTATAAAAGGAAAATTTAGAGAAGTAATGGAGAAAATAGGTTTCACTTGGGCAAAAGGGGTACAACAGGCAGGAAGAACAGATGCTAAGGTAAGTGCAAATGAAAATATTCTCTATGTCAGCAGTAATTTTAATGGAAATATAAAAAAAATACAGGAAGATTTCAATAAAAATTCTGATACTGATTTAAAAGTTACAATGATAAAGAAAACTTTTCCTAATATTGTGTTTCCAGACATGATAGAAAAGAGAGAATATATATATTCATATCCTGAAAAACTTATTAAAAATACAGAAGAAGAAATAGAAAAACTTTGTAAAGAACTCAGTGGAACATATGATGTAAGCGAGTTTACAGATAAAAAAGGGCTTGAACTCAAAGAACATATAAGAGAAGTAAAGATTACATATGAAAATGGGAAATTAAGATTTCTAGGAAATTCTTTTATGCCTAAGCAGGTAAGAATAATGTCTGGGTATATACTTACAGGAAAAAAAGAGCCTCTTATGGGAAAATACTTAACTCTTGAAAAAGTTTATTTAAAAAATGAAATGAAGAATATTGTTCTTCAGGAAATACCAGATATAGAAGAAGAAAATGTAATAAAAATTGAAAAAACAGCAGATGGAAGTTTGTATATTTTCTATGTTCCTCAAGGAAAAAGAGGGGAATTTATAGGAAAAAATGGTAAAAATATTAAAGAGATGAAGAAAAAATATGGAGATATAGTAGTGAGGGAGATCTAA
- a CDS encoding HD domain-containing protein: MLNRLRQGIIYVFGKYDGEKDETVKKILSEDEFKIFDTMMEYDKVHSFRLLNFVKENEILKDDKLYWKLALLHDSGKGKTTFLKRMKKVVVGDRKLEGHTENAYEKLKSINKELAQLCRIHHDKSNNIKMKEFQKLDDK, from the coding sequence ATGTTGAATAGGCTCAGACAAGGGATCATCTATGTATTTGGAAAATATGATGGGGAAAAAGATGAGACTGTGAAAAAAATTCTTTCAGAAGACGAATTTAAGATTTTTGATACTATGATGGAGTATGACAAAGTTCATTCTTTTAGATTGCTAAATTTTGTTAAAGAGAATGAAATATTAAAAGATGATAAGCTATATTGGAAACTTGCTCTTCTTCATGATAGTGGAAAAGGAAAAACTACATTTTTAAAAAGAATGAAAAAGGTAGTAGTAGGAGATAGAAAACTTGAAGGACATACTGAGAATGCCTATGAAAAATTAAAAAGTATAAATAAAGAATTAGCTCAATTATGTAGAATACACCATGATAAAAGCAATAATATCAAGATGAAAGAGTTTCAAAAATTAGATGATAAGTAA